A single genomic interval of Nonomuraea rubra harbors:
- a CDS encoding SDR family oxidoreductase produces MKIVVIGGTGLIGSKLVAKLGEHGHEAVAAAPNTGVNTLTGEGLAEVLEGAQVVVDVSNSPSFERAAVLKFFETSTGNLLAAEKAAGVGHHVAVSIVGTERMPENGYFAAKIAQEQLIEKSGVPFSLVHSTQFFEFARGIADEATVDGKVHIAPVLFQPIAGDDVAQAVGRTAVGTPLNGRVEIAGPQQYRMDEFFRKALAAWGDTREVVTDPHARYFGSEVTERSLVPLDDQAVLGTVTYRDWLDRSGSGK; encoded by the coding sequence ATGAAGATCGTGGTGATCGGCGGCACCGGCCTGATCGGGTCGAAGCTGGTGGCGAAGCTGGGCGAGCACGGCCACGAGGCCGTCGCGGCCGCGCCGAACACCGGTGTGAACACCCTCACCGGGGAAGGCCTGGCCGAGGTGCTGGAAGGCGCGCAGGTGGTCGTCGACGTGTCGAACTCGCCGTCGTTCGAGCGGGCCGCGGTGCTGAAGTTCTTCGAGACCTCCACCGGCAACCTGCTGGCGGCCGAGAAGGCGGCGGGCGTGGGCCACCACGTCGCGGTGTCGATCGTGGGCACGGAGCGGATGCCGGAGAACGGGTACTTCGCGGCGAAGATCGCCCAGGAGCAGCTGATCGAGAAGTCGGGGGTGCCGTTCTCGCTGGTGCACTCGACGCAGTTCTTCGAGTTCGCCCGCGGCATCGCCGACGAGGCCACCGTGGACGGCAAGGTGCACATCGCACCGGTGCTGTTCCAGCCGATCGCGGGCGACGACGTGGCCCAGGCCGTCGGCAGGACCGCGGTGGGCACGCCGCTGAACGGCAGGGTCGAGATCGCCGGGCCCCAGCAGTACCGGATGGACGAGTTCTTCCGCAAGGCGCTGGCCGCCTGGGGCGACACCCGCGAGGTCGTCACCGACCCGCACGCGCGCTACTTCGGCAGCGAGGTGACCGAGCGGTCGCTCGTCCCGCTCGACGACCAGGCCGTCCTGGGCACGGTCACCTACCGCGACTGGCTCGACCGCTCCGGCTCGGGCAAGTAG
- a CDS encoding universal stress protein, translating to MTPVTVGVDDSEDGLRAVEWAAAEAGRRQRPLHIVHAFIWPLLNVPLGPAPGGPREGGLRHAAERVLDTARARARAVAPQVEVTTALPEGEPVGALLHHSREAELLVVGSRGLGQVGGLLLGSVGARLAAEAACPLVVVRGSAQPGGPVVVGVADPGESEDLLAFACAHAARTADPLLLAHAGTGGPADRSHPPLPEEDLARWRKRFPTVTIDQETLAGHPGKALTHAAAQASLLVVGSHHRHELGALLHGSVSQNVLHHAGCPVAIIRVGG from the coding sequence ATGACCCCTGTGACCGTAGGCGTGGACGACTCCGAGGACGGCCTGCGGGCCGTGGAGTGGGCCGCCGCCGAGGCCGGACGCCGGCAGCGGCCGCTGCACATCGTGCACGCCTTCATCTGGCCCCTGCTCAACGTGCCCCTGGGGCCCGCGCCGGGAGGGCCGCGGGAAGGCGGCCTTCGGCACGCCGCCGAACGGGTCCTGGACACCGCCCGAGCCCGCGCGCGGGCCGTCGCACCCCAGGTCGAGGTGACGACCGCGCTGCCCGAGGGCGAGCCGGTGGGCGCGCTGCTGCACCACTCGCGCGAGGCGGAGCTGCTCGTCGTGGGCAGTCGCGGGCTCGGCCAGGTCGGGGGCCTGCTGCTGGGCTCGGTCGGCGCCCGGCTCGCGGCCGAGGCCGCCTGCCCCCTCGTCGTCGTACGCGGCTCCGCTCAGCCGGGCGGCCCCGTGGTGGTGGGCGTCGCCGACCCCGGCGAGAGCGAGGACCTGCTCGCCTTCGCCTGCGCGCACGCCGCCAGGACCGCCGACCCCCTCCTGCTGGCCCACGCCGGCACGGGCGGACCGGCGGACCGGAGCCACCCGCCCCTGCCCGAGGAGGACCTGGCCCGGTGGCGCAAACGGTTCCCCACGGTCACGATCGACCAGGAGACCCTGGCAGGACACCCGGGCAAGGCGCTGACGCACGCCGCCGCGCAGGCGTCCCTGCTCGTGGTCGGCTCGCACCACCGCCACGAGCTCGGCGCGCTGCTGCACGGCTCGGTCAGCCAGAACGTGCTGCACCACGCCGGCTGCCCGGTGGCGATCATCCGGGTCGGCGGATGA
- a CDS encoding L-aspartate oxidase — protein MHALENRIATSVLVIGTGGAGLRAAIELAERGVGVLAVGKRPKADAHTTLAAGGINAALATMDPEDTWQQHAADTLKESYLLAHPETVRIVAEGAARGIEDLERYGMPFAREEDGRISLRFFGAHSYRRTAYAGDYTGLEIQRTLINRAAQLDIPVLDTVYVTRLLVRDGTVFGAYGFDLADGSRYVIHADAVILATGGHTRIWRRTSSRRDENTGDSFRLAVLAGCRIRDAELVQFHPSGLIAPESAAGTLVSEAARGEGGILRNGLGERFMERYDPERMELSTRDRVSLAAYTEIKQGRGTPAGGVWLDVSHLPRETIMTRLPRVYQTLLELQMLDITRQPIEIAPTAHYSMGGVWVRPEDHGTGVGGLYAIGEAASGLHGANRLGGNSLIELLVYGRLAGQAAAEHSAGLEEHRRSAEAVEAARAEVDELLAADGPENVRALQRALRDVMTEHAGVVRDESGLLKGLEELAAVEARMADVGVHPDLAGFQDLAHAFDLKSAALAARATIESALERRETRGCHNRSDYPRLDPELQVNLVWSGPGAVEREPIPPVPAAIAALMREVSTAGKLVE, from the coding sequence ATGCATGCGCTGGAGAACAGGATCGCCACGTCAGTCCTGGTGATCGGCACGGGAGGGGCCGGGCTGAGGGCCGCGATCGAGCTGGCGGAGCGCGGGGTCGGCGTGCTGGCCGTGGGCAAGCGGCCGAAGGCGGACGCGCACACGACGCTGGCGGCGGGCGGCATCAACGCCGCGCTGGCCACGATGGATCCCGAGGACACCTGGCAGCAGCACGCGGCGGACACCCTCAAGGAGAGCTACCTGCTCGCCCACCCGGAGACGGTGCGCATCGTCGCCGAGGGCGCCGCGCGCGGCATCGAGGACCTGGAGCGGTACGGGATGCCGTTCGCGCGGGAGGAGGACGGGCGCATCTCCCTGCGCTTCTTCGGCGCCCACAGCTACCGGCGCACCGCCTACGCCGGCGACTACACCGGGCTGGAGATCCAGCGCACCCTGATCAACCGGGCGGCCCAGCTCGACATCCCCGTCCTCGACACCGTGTACGTCACGCGCCTGCTGGTCCGCGACGGCACGGTGTTCGGCGCGTACGGGTTCGACCTGGCCGACGGCAGCCGGTACGTCATCCACGCCGACGCGGTGATCCTGGCCACCGGCGGGCACACCCGGATCTGGCGGCGGACCTCCTCGCGGCGCGACGAGAACACCGGCGACTCCTTCCGCCTGGCGGTCCTGGCCGGCTGCCGCATCCGGGACGCCGAGCTGGTGCAGTTCCACCCGTCGGGCCTGATCGCGCCCGAGAGCGCGGCCGGCACGCTCGTCTCGGAAGCGGCCAGGGGCGAGGGCGGGATCCTGCGCAACGGGCTCGGCGAGCGCTTCATGGAGCGGTACGACCCGGAGCGGATGGAGCTGTCCACGCGGGACCGGGTCTCGCTGGCCGCGTACACCGAGATCAAGCAGGGCCGCGGCACCCCGGCGGGCGGCGTCTGGCTGGACGTGTCGCACCTGCCGCGCGAGACGATCATGACCCGGTTGCCCCGCGTCTACCAGACGCTGCTGGAGCTGCAGATGCTCGACATCACCAGGCAGCCGATCGAGATCGCGCCGACCGCGCACTACTCGATGGGCGGCGTCTGGGTGCGCCCCGAGGACCACGGCACCGGGGTCGGCGGCCTGTACGCGATCGGCGAGGCGGCCAGCGGCCTGCACGGCGCCAACCGGCTCGGCGGCAACTCGCTCATCGAGCTGCTGGTCTACGGCCGCCTCGCCGGGCAGGCGGCGGCCGAGCACTCCGCGGGCCTGGAGGAACACCGCCGCTCGGCCGAGGCGGTCGAGGCGGCTCGGGCGGAGGTGGACGAGCTCCTGGCGGCCGACGGCCCCGAGAACGTGCGGGCGCTGCAACGCGCGCTGCGCGACGTCATGACCGAGCACGCGGGCGTGGTGCGCGACGAGAGCGGCCTGCTGAAGGGCCTGGAGGAGCTGGCCGCCGTGGAGGCACGCATGGCCGACGTGGGCGTGCACCCGGACCTGGCCGGCTTCCAGGACCTGGCGCACGCCTTCGACCTGAAGTCGGCGGCGCTCGCCGCGCGCGCCACGATCGAGTCCGCGCTGGAGCGGCGCGAGACCCGCGGCTGCCACAACCGCTCCGACTACCCGCGGCTCGACCCCGAGCTGCAGGTCAACCTCGTGTGGTCCGGCCCCGGAGCGGTGGAACGCGAGCCGATCCCGCCGGTTCCCGCGGCGATCGCGGCGCTCATGCGCGAGGTCTCGACCGCGGGAAAGCTCGTCGAATAG
- a CDS encoding acetolactate synthase large subunit, which yields MAAQADAARLIVQALEAEGVEYVFGIPGEENIHFVDALKDSSIRYVLVRHEQGAAFMAEIYGRLTGKAGVASATLGPGAINLQLGVADATTNSTPVVAITAQVGLDRIYKESHQVVDLVSLFRPITKWSELAPSARALPELIRKAFKTAQTERPGAVYLAIPEDVESAPVPGGLRPLPVNVVRPQDPSPAQIARAADILATARRPIVLAGHGATRAGAAQALVRFSERLGLPVATTFNGKGVFPDDHRHALGAVGFMRHDYVNFGFDEADVLISVGYELQEFDPVKINPERDKKIIHIHRFPAEVDDHYPVAVGVHGDISRSLHVLADAVHRRFEINGTGEKVRRLLREELEQGRSEGGFPLSPRRVVADIREAMGREDIVLADTGAVKMWMARMYPTYEPNTMLVSNGLSSMGFAVPGALAAKLAYPRRRVLAATGDGAFLMNSQELETAVRERVPFVVLVWVDDAYGLIEWKMDLELGRDSNVSFGNPDFVKYAESFGARGYRIESADELLPTLRKALADDVVSVIAVPVDYSANLELTDKLGELTGPF from the coding sequence ATGGCAGCGCAGGCCGACGCGGCCCGGCTCATCGTGCAGGCTCTGGAGGCGGAGGGCGTCGAGTACGTCTTCGGCATCCCGGGCGAGGAGAACATCCACTTCGTCGACGCGCTCAAGGACTCCTCGATCCGGTACGTGCTCGTCCGTCACGAGCAGGGCGCGGCGTTCATGGCGGAGATCTACGGCAGGCTGACCGGCAAGGCGGGCGTGGCCTCGGCCACCCTCGGGCCGGGGGCGATCAACCTGCAGCTCGGCGTGGCCGACGCCACCACCAACAGCACGCCGGTGGTGGCGATCACGGCACAGGTCGGGCTCGACCGCATCTACAAGGAGTCGCACCAGGTGGTGGACCTGGTGTCGCTGTTCCGCCCGATCACCAAGTGGTCGGAGCTGGCCCCCTCCGCGCGGGCACTGCCCGAGCTGATCCGCAAGGCGTTCAAGACCGCCCAGACCGAACGGCCGGGCGCCGTCTACCTGGCCATCCCCGAGGACGTCGAGTCAGCGCCCGTCCCCGGCGGCCTGCGCCCGCTCCCGGTGAACGTGGTCCGCCCCCAGGACCCCTCCCCCGCCCAGATCGCCCGCGCCGCCGACATCCTGGCCACCGCGCGCAGGCCGATCGTGCTGGCCGGGCACGGCGCGACCCGCGCGGGGGCCGCGCAGGCGCTCGTCCGGTTCTCCGAGCGGCTGGGGCTGCCGGTGGCGACCACGTTCAACGGCAAGGGGGTCTTCCCCGACGACCACCGGCACGCGCTGGGCGCGGTGGGCTTCATGCGGCACGACTACGTGAACTTCGGCTTCGACGAGGCGGACGTGCTGATCAGCGTCGGGTACGAGCTGCAGGAGTTCGACCCGGTCAAGATCAACCCGGAGCGGGACAAGAAGATCATCCACATTCACCGGTTCCCCGCCGAGGTGGACGACCACTACCCGGTGGCGGTCGGCGTGCACGGCGACATCTCGCGGTCGCTGCACGTGCTGGCGGACGCCGTGCACCGGCGGTTCGAGATCAACGGCACCGGCGAGAAGGTCCGCCGCCTGCTCCGGGAGGAGCTGGAGCAGGGGCGTTCTGAGGGCGGTTTCCCGCTGTCGCCGCGCCGGGTGGTGGCCGACATCCGCGAGGCCATGGGGCGCGAGGACATCGTGCTGGCCGACACGGGCGCGGTGAAGATGTGGATGGCCCGCATGTATCCGACGTACGAGCCGAACACGATGCTGGTCTCCAACGGGCTGTCGTCGATGGGGTTCGCCGTGCCGGGCGCGCTGGCGGCCAAGCTCGCGTACCCGCGGCGGCGGGTGCTGGCGGCCACGGGCGACGGGGCGTTCCTGATGAACTCGCAGGAGCTGGAGACCGCCGTGCGGGAGCGGGTCCCGTTCGTGGTGCTGGTGTGGGTGGACGACGCGTACGGGCTGATCGAGTGGAAGATGGACCTGGAGCTGGGCCGCGACTCCAACGTCTCCTTCGGCAACCCCGACTTCGTGAAGTACGCCGAGAGCTTCGGGGCGCGCGGCTACCGGATCGAGAGCGCGGACGAGTTGCTCCCGACGCTGCGCAAGGCGCTGGCCGACGACGTGGTGTCGGTGATCGCGGTGCCGGTGGACTACTCCGCCAACCTGGAGCTGACCGACAAGCTGGGCGAGCTGACCGGCCCCTTCTGA
- a CDS encoding tyrosine-type recombinase/integrase codes for MSLPAVSVPGALPVEPARDPYHVYLDSLTSPESRRTMRGCLDRLARLLTGDDSATGAGQPWHLLRYEHTVRIRTLLTDQGWSAAYVNKHLVALRRVLKEAWRLGQTSAEDLARASDLAPVRQSRLPAGHHVPPEVVGAALSACDDSPAGVRDAALIAVLYSTGCRRAELGGLALADYDPGSRSLRVRGKRDKERLVYLTTDAIGLVERWLAVRGGGPGALFSPISKAGRLRTRDGRPVGLTGQGIADILTRRFGEAGAARRTAHDFRRTFIGELLDAGVDLATAQALVGHASPATTARYDRRPERTRREAVDRLRLPSARPLA; via the coding sequence GTGAGCCTGCCCGCCGTTTCCGTGCCGGGGGCGCTGCCGGTCGAGCCGGCGCGTGACCCGTACCACGTCTACCTCGACTCCCTGACCAGCCCCGAGTCGCGGCGCACGATGCGCGGCTGTCTCGACCGGCTGGCCCGGCTGCTGACCGGTGACGACAGCGCGACGGGGGCGGGGCAGCCGTGGCACCTGCTGCGGTACGAGCACACCGTGCGGATCCGTACGCTGCTCACCGACCAGGGATGGTCGGCGGCGTACGTGAACAAGCACCTGGTGGCGCTGCGCCGGGTGCTGAAGGAGGCGTGGCGGCTGGGGCAGACCAGCGCCGAGGACCTCGCCCGCGCCTCCGACCTGGCCCCGGTGCGGCAGAGCAGATTGCCCGCCGGGCACCACGTGCCGCCCGAGGTGGTGGGGGCGGCGCTGTCGGCGTGCGACGACTCGCCCGCCGGGGTGCGCGACGCGGCGCTGATCGCCGTGCTGTACTCGACCGGCTGCCGGCGGGCCGAGCTCGGCGGGCTGGCGCTGGCCGACTACGATCCGGGGTCGCGGTCGCTGCGGGTACGCGGCAAGCGTGACAAGGAGCGCCTGGTCTACCTGACGACGGACGCGATCGGGCTGGTGGAGCGGTGGCTGGCGGTGCGCGGCGGCGGGCCCGGCGCGCTGTTCAGCCCGATCAGCAAGGCGGGGCGGCTGCGTACGCGTGACGGGCGGCCGGTGGGGCTGACCGGGCAGGGCATCGCCGACATCCTGACCCGGCGGTTCGGGGAGGCGGGGGCGGCGCGGCGCACGGCGCACGACTTCCGCCGCACGTTCATCGGCGAGCTGCTGGACGCCGGGGTGGACCTGGCCACGGCGCAGGCCCTCGTGGGGCACGCCTCGCCGGCCACCACGGCCCGCTACGACCGGCGCCCCGAGCGCACCCGCCGCGAGGCCGTCGACCGCCTCCGCCTCCCGTCCGCCCGCCCCCTGGCCTGA
- a CDS encoding SulP family inorganic anion transporter encodes MTGVMVAGWGRLRSVLPERAALAAMRDQPRNNLLAGLTVAIVALPLALGFGVSSGLGAASGLATAVVAGSLAALFGGSALQVSGTSGAMTVVLMPIMSDHGASGVLTVGLLAGTLLVMLALARAGRYMSLVPAPVVAGFTVGMAGVIGLQQFPHALGVPAHDSDKVAVVAWHAVIDFLARPHWWAMSVTFIVAAALLVGASLRPNVPFSLLAVVAVTLGAELAELPLARIGHLPQGLPAPSLGFLDLDVLPSLIAPAIAVAALASMESLLSATVADNMTGRHRHDPDRELFGQGIANLVTPLFGGMPGTGAIVRTAVNVRSGATSRLAALAHALILGAIVYTAAGLVSKIPLAALAGVLLATSVRMIERDSVRAMWRSTRSDAAVLVLTAVATLTLDTVLAIILGLIVAGALALRAIARNVRFYREPLRHDLQPQHTEDEHALLAEHIVTYRLDGPLFFAAAHRLLMDLSEVTGVSVVVLRMRLVSTIDASGAKVLSDTIERLEGRGVMVYVSGIPDGHHQPLEALGVIARLDQAGQVFATTDEAIAAARERLHSSGIVPRLAG; translated from the coding sequence GTGACGGGCGTGATGGTCGCGGGCTGGGGACGCCTGCGGTCGGTGCTGCCCGAACGGGCAGCGCTCGCCGCCATGCGCGACCAGCCCCGCAACAACCTGCTGGCCGGCCTCACCGTGGCGATCGTCGCGCTGCCGCTGGCACTCGGGTTCGGCGTCTCCTCCGGCCTCGGAGCCGCCTCCGGCCTGGCCACCGCGGTGGTCGCCGGATCGCTGGCCGCGCTGTTCGGCGGCTCGGCGCTGCAGGTGTCGGGCACCAGCGGCGCGATGACCGTCGTGCTCATGCCCATCATGAGCGACCACGGCGCCTCCGGCGTGCTCACCGTCGGGCTGCTGGCGGGAACGCTGCTCGTCATGCTCGCCCTGGCGCGGGCCGGACGTTACATGTCCCTGGTCCCCGCGCCCGTCGTGGCCGGCTTCACCGTCGGCATGGCCGGCGTCATCGGCCTGCAGCAGTTCCCGCACGCGCTCGGCGTCCCGGCGCACGACAGCGACAAGGTCGCGGTCGTGGCCTGGCACGCCGTGATCGACTTCCTGGCCAGGCCGCACTGGTGGGCCATGTCGGTCACCTTCATCGTGGCGGCGGCGCTGCTGGTGGGCGCGAGCCTGCGGCCGAACGTGCCGTTCTCGCTGCTGGCCGTGGTCGCCGTCACCCTCGGCGCGGAGCTGGCCGAGCTGCCCCTGGCCAGGATCGGCCACCTGCCACAGGGGCTGCCCGCACCGTCGCTGGGCTTCCTCGACCTCGACGTGCTGCCGTCCCTCATCGCCCCCGCCATCGCGGTGGCCGCGCTGGCCTCGATGGAGTCGCTGCTGTCGGCCACCGTCGCCGACAACATGACCGGACGGCACCGGCACGACCCCGACAGGGAGCTGTTCGGCCAGGGCATCGCCAACCTCGTCACCCCGCTGTTCGGCGGCATGCCCGGCACCGGTGCCATCGTCAGGACCGCCGTCAACGTCCGCTCCGGGGCGACCTCCCGGCTCGCGGCGCTGGCCCACGCGCTGATCCTGGGCGCCATCGTCTACACCGCCGCCGGGCTGGTCTCCAAGATCCCGCTCGCCGCGCTGGCCGGGGTGCTGCTGGCGACCTCCGTCCGCATGATCGAGCGCGACTCCGTACGCGCCATGTGGCGCTCGACCAGGAGCGACGCGGCGGTGCTCGTGCTGACCGCCGTCGCCACGCTGACCCTCGACACCGTTCTGGCCATCATCCTCGGCCTGATCGTCGCGGGGGCGCTGGCGCTGCGGGCGATCGCGCGGAACGTGCGCTTCTACCGGGAGCCGCTCCGCCACGACCTGCAACCGCAGCACACCGAGGACGAGCACGCCCTGCTCGCCGAGCACATCGTCACCTACCGGCTGGACGGGCCGCTGTTCTTCGCCGCGGCCCACCGGCTGCTGATGGATCTGTCCGAGGTGACGGGCGTGTCCGTGGTGGTGCTGCGCATGCGCCTGGTCAGCACCATCGACGCCAGCGGGGCGAAGGTGCTCTCCGACACCATCGAACGGCTCGAAGGGCGCGGGGTCATGGTGTACGTGTCGGGCATCCCCGACGGGCACCATCAGCCGCTGGAGGCGCTCGGGGTGATCGCCCGGCTGGACCAGGCCGGTCAGGTGTTCGCCACGACCGACGAGGCCATCGCGGCGGCCCGCGAACGCCTGCACAGCTCCGGCATCGTGCCCCGCCTCGCGGGCTGA
- a CDS encoding TetR/AcrR family transcriptional regulator, with protein MTGLRELQRQRVHEAISTAAITLFLEHGFDEVSVAQVAAAAGVSKPTLFKYFATKEDLVLHRIADHLGESARVVRERAPGERPVEALRRHFLDGLARHDPITGLNDDPEVVAYHRMVFFEAPSLLGRLHQHMARDEEALAGALAETADELTARLLAGQVVATQRVLARRNWQLLADGRPMAEVEVEAVRAAEQGFGMLTA; from the coding sequence ATGACGGGACTGCGGGAGCTGCAACGGCAGCGCGTGCACGAGGCCATCTCCACCGCGGCCATCACGCTCTTCCTGGAGCACGGCTTCGACGAGGTGTCCGTCGCGCAGGTCGCGGCGGCGGCCGGGGTGTCCAAGCCGACACTGTTCAAGTACTTCGCCACCAAGGAGGACCTCGTCCTGCACCGGATCGCCGACCACCTCGGCGAGTCGGCCCGGGTGGTGCGGGAGCGGGCCCCGGGCGAGCGGCCGGTCGAGGCGCTGCGCCGCCACTTCCTCGACGGCCTGGCCCGGCACGACCCGATCACCGGGCTCAACGACGACCCCGAGGTGGTGGCCTACCACCGCATGGTGTTCTTCGAGGCGCCCAGCCTGCTGGGGCGGCTCCACCAGCACATGGCGCGCGACGAGGAGGCCCTGGCCGGGGCGCTCGCGGAGACGGCCGACGAGCTGACGGCGCGGCTGCTGGCCGGGCAGGTGGTGGCCACGCAACGGGTGCTCGCCCGGCGCAACTGGCAACTGCTCGCGGACGGGCGGCCGATGGCGGAGGTCGAGGTGGAAGCGGTGCGCGCGGCGGAGCAGGGTTTCGGAATGCTGACTGCCTGA
- a CDS encoding HelD family protein, with product MATLDDEREYVERCRAGLRRMLEGARDNVIVGETVAGDRYSAERLGRHLKSLAKELSEEPEGPPFFGLLDFGPGSAEHAGRAYHIGRRHISGEPGGPPVVIDWRAPVSRAFYRASARDPQGVDVRRRFGWSGTTLTGFEDERLSRGEEGESRILAAEIERPRVGPMRDIVATIQPEQDDLVRAELDTSICVQGAPGTGKTAVGLHRAAYLLYAHRRRLQRAGVLVLGPNRAFLGYISAVLPALGEVDVEQTTLERLLATVPVTAVDGEATAEVKHDARMARVLRRALYGRIAKPVEPVAVPDGSFRWRVYEDELRRIVDDTRRESLPYGTGRERVRARVVESIRRQAEARGQTATAPWLRRIGRGVTPWLDRIWPSAKPQEVLYELLRGPAPDGRDPARGLLTDAERAALTWSRPPRSVRSAKWSAADLVLLDELGALIERPRGYGHVIVDEAQDLSPMECRAVARRSEHGSLTVLGDLAQGTTPWAASSWPERLELLGKPGGEVIALTTGFRVPAAVVELANTLLAALEVEVPATRSYRSDGRLRVMEVPVLEKGVVEAVREASGFEGSIGVIAADAGVEAISAALWNEGLDVSGRLSVMPASMCKGLEYDHVVVAEPAAIAEAERRGLNRLYVALTRAVSRLDVVHARPLPPQLARPS from the coding sequence ATGGCCACGCTCGACGACGAGCGGGAGTACGTCGAACGCTGCAGGGCCGGCCTGCGCAGGATGCTGGAGGGCGCGCGGGACAACGTCATCGTCGGTGAGACCGTGGCCGGCGACCGCTACAGCGCCGAACGCCTGGGCCGGCATCTCAAGAGCCTGGCCAAGGAGCTGAGCGAGGAGCCCGAGGGCCCGCCGTTCTTCGGGCTGCTGGACTTCGGGCCGGGCTCCGCCGAGCACGCGGGGCGGGCGTACCACATCGGCCGCCGGCACATCAGCGGCGAGCCCGGCGGCCCGCCCGTCGTGATCGACTGGCGTGCGCCGGTCTCGCGCGCCTTCTACCGGGCCAGTGCCCGCGATCCGCAGGGCGTGGACGTACGTCGCCGCTTCGGCTGGTCGGGCACCACCCTCACCGGCTTCGAGGACGAGCGGCTCTCGCGCGGGGAGGAGGGCGAGAGCAGGATCCTCGCGGCCGAGATCGAGCGCCCCCGCGTCGGGCCCATGCGCGACATCGTCGCCACCATCCAGCCCGAGCAGGACGACCTCGTCCGCGCCGAGCTGGACACCTCCATCTGCGTCCAGGGCGCCCCCGGCACCGGCAAGACGGCGGTCGGCCTGCACCGGGCCGCGTACCTGCTCTACGCCCACCGCCGGCGCCTCCAGCGCGCCGGCGTGCTCGTGCTCGGGCCCAACCGGGCCTTCCTGGGCTACATCTCGGCCGTGCTGCCGGCGCTCGGCGAGGTGGACGTCGAGCAGACGACGCTGGAACGGCTGCTGGCCACCGTCCCCGTCACGGCGGTGGACGGCGAGGCGACGGCCGAGGTCAAGCACGACGCCCGCATGGCGCGGGTGCTGCGCAGGGCCCTGTACGGGCGGATCGCCAAGCCGGTCGAGCCGGTCGCGGTGCCCGACGGCTCCTTCCGGTGGCGGGTGTACGAGGACGAGCTGCGCCGCATCGTGGACGACACCCGGCGCGAGTCCCTGCCCTACGGCACCGGCCGCGAACGCGTCAGGGCACGGGTGGTCGAGTCCATCCGCCGCCAGGCCGAGGCCCGCGGGCAGACCGCCACCGCGCCCTGGCTGCGCAGGATCGGCCGCGGCGTCACCCCGTGGCTCGACCGGATCTGGCCGTCCGCCAAGCCGCAGGAGGTCCTGTACGAGCTGCTGCGCGGCCCCGCACCGGACGGCCGCGACCCCGCGCGCGGCCTGCTGACGGACGCCGAGCGCGCGGCCCTGACCTGGAGCAGGCCGCCGCGCAGCGTCAGGAGCGCGAAGTGGTCGGCGGCCGACCTGGTGCTGCTGGACGAGCTCGGCGCGCTGATCGAGCGCCCGCGCGGCTACGGCCACGTGATCGTGGACGAGGCCCAGGACCTGTCGCCCATGGAGTGCCGGGCGGTCGCCAGGCGTAGCGAGCACGGCTCGCTGACCGTGCTCGGCGACCTGGCGCAGGGCACCACGCCGTGGGCGGCGTCGTCCTGGCCCGAACGTCTGGAGCTGCTCGGCAAGCCCGGAGGCGAGGTCATCGCGCTCACCACCGGGTTCCGCGTCCCGGCGGCCGTGGTGGAGCTGGCCAACACGCTGCTGGCGGCGCTGGAGGTGGAGGTGCCCGCGACGCGCTCGTACCGCTCCGACGGGCGGCTGCGGGTGATGGAGGTGCCCGTGCTGGAGAAGGGGGTGGTGGAGGCGGTGCGGGAGGCGTCCGGGTTCGAGGGCTCGATCGGGGTGATCGCGGCGGACGCCGGCGTGGAGGCGATCAGCGCCGCACTCTGGAACGAGGGTCTCGACGTGAGCGGGCGGCTCAGCGTCATGCCCGCCTCGATGTGCAAGGGCCTGGAGTACGACCACGTCGTCGTGGCCGAGCCGGCGGCCATCGCCGAGGCGGAGCGGCGGGGTCTCAACCGCCTGTACGTCGCCCTCACCCGGGCCGTCTCCCGGCTCGACGTCGTGCACGCCCGGCCCCTTCCGCCACAGCTCGCCCGCCCATCCTGA
- a CDS encoding NUDIX hydrolase — protein MLTPIDTLREQVTARLAAFERRQVPPAGGVRRAGVTVCVLEDDGGGPYVVVIRRAARGRNPGQWALPGGRADDGERPEEAALRELAEETGVTGVEVAGLLDDFVTDSGFVITPVVAFGGRQEPVPDPREVASVHAVPLERFLAPGVPRWRGELLQMPLGPSIVIHAPTGAILWQFAEVALRGREQRVFDVAQPHWTRT, from the coding sequence ATGCTGACGCCGATCGACACGCTGCGCGAGCAGGTCACCGCCCGGCTGGCCGCCTTCGAGCGCAGGCAGGTCCCACCGGCCGGTGGGGTGCGCAGGGCCGGCGTCACGGTGTGCGTGCTGGAGGACGACGGTGGCGGCCCGTACGTGGTGGTGATCAGGCGGGCGGCGCGCGGCCGGAACCCGGGGCAGTGGGCGCTGCCCGGCGGGCGTGCCGACGACGGGGAGCGGCCGGAGGAGGCGGCGCTGCGCGAGCTGGCCGAGGAGACCGGCGTCACGGGGGTCGAGGTGGCGGGGCTGCTCGACGACTTCGTCACCGACTCGGGGTTCGTGATCACTCCGGTGGTGGCGTTCGGCGGCCGTCAGGAGCCGGTGCCGGACCCGCGGGAGGTGGCCTCGGTGCACGCGGTGCCGCTGGAGCGGTTCCTGGCGCCGGGGGTGCCGCGCTGGCGGGGCGAGCTGCTGCAGATGCCGCTGGGGCCGTCCATCGTGATCCACGCGCCGACGGGGGCCATCCTGTGGCAGTTCGCCGAGGTGGCGTTGCGGGGGCGGGAGCAGCGGGTCTTCGACGTGGCGCAGCCGCACTGGACCAGGACGTGA